A window of Pantoea agglomerans contains these coding sequences:
- a CDS encoding valine--pyruvate transaminase, translating into MSFSQFGDKFTQPTGISRLMEDMGAGLRTPGTIMLGGGNPAQIPAMNDYFQQLLQQMHHEGKLSEALCNYDGPRGKATLLNALATLLSSELGWPVTANNIALTNGSQSAFFYLFNLFAGRRADGSKKRVLFPLAPEYLGYADAGLDEGLFVSAKPNIELLPEGQFKYHVDFEHLPMHDDIGLICVSRPTNPTGNVVTDDELMQLDALAQLHDVPLLIDNAYGVPFPGIIFSDARPLWNPNIILCMSLSKLGLPGARCGIIVADEKTISALSNMNGIISLAPGSIGPAIAAEMIQRGDLLRLSEEVIKPFYQAKVTETIAILRRHLSEDRCLIHKPEGAIFLWLWFRDLPISTEALYQRLKARGVLMVPGHFFFPGLEQAWPHTHQCMRMNYVPDAENIERAVTILAEEVEKAFAEQL; encoded by the coding sequence ATGTCTTTTTCTCAGTTCGGCGACAAGTTTACCCAGCCCACCGGCATCTCACGTCTGATGGAAGATATGGGCGCAGGCCTGCGTACCCCCGGCACTATTATGCTCGGCGGCGGTAACCCGGCGCAGATCCCGGCGATGAATGATTATTTTCAGCAGCTGCTGCAGCAGATGCATCACGAGGGCAAGCTGAGCGAAGCGCTCTGCAACTATGACGGCCCGCGCGGCAAAGCGACGCTGCTGAACGCGCTGGCGACGCTGCTCAGCAGCGAACTGGGCTGGCCGGTTACGGCGAACAATATCGCCCTGACCAACGGCAGCCAGAGCGCATTTTTCTATCTGTTTAACCTGTTCGCCGGCCGCCGCGCCGACGGCAGCAAAAAGCGCGTGCTCTTTCCGCTGGCGCCGGAATACCTGGGCTATGCCGATGCCGGACTGGACGAAGGGCTGTTCGTTTCCGCCAAACCCAATATTGAGCTGCTGCCGGAAGGCCAGTTTAAATATCACGTTGATTTCGAACATCTGCCGATGCATGACGATATCGGCCTGATCTGCGTGTCGCGTCCTACCAACCCGACCGGCAACGTCGTGACCGACGACGAACTGATGCAGCTCGACGCGCTGGCGCAGCTGCACGATGTGCCGCTGCTGATCGACAACGCCTACGGCGTGCCTTTTCCCGGCATTATTTTCAGCGACGCGCGTCCGCTGTGGAATCCCAATATTATTCTCTGCATGAGCCTGTCGAAGCTCGGTCTGCCCGGCGCGCGCTGCGGCATTATCGTCGCCGACGAAAAGACCATCAGCGCCCTCAGTAATATGAACGGCATTATCAGCCTGGCGCCCGGCAGTATCGGTCCGGCGATCGCCGCGGAGATGATCCAGCGCGGCGACCTGCTGCGGCTGTCGGAGGAGGTGATCAAGCCGTTCTATCAGGCCAAAGTGACCGAAACCATCGCTATTCTTCGCCGCCATCTGTCAGAAGATCGCTGCCTGATCCACAAGCCGGAAGGCGCGATTTTTCTCTGGCTATGGTTCCGCGATCTGCCGATCAGCACCGAAGCGCTTTACCAGCGCCTTAAGGCGCGCGGCGTTCTGATGGTGCCGGGCCACTTTTTCTTCCCCGGTCTGGAGCAGGCGTGGCCGCACACGCATCAGTGCATGCGCATGAACTATGTACCGGACGCTGAGAATATTGAGCGCGCGGTGACGATTCTGGCGGAAGAGGTTGAAAAGGCGTTTGCAGAGCAGCTTTAA
- a CDS encoding LacI family DNA-binding transcriptional regulator codes for MKNRPPRATISDVARSARTGKTSVSRYLNGEQHLLSADLKARIEQAIAELDYRPSQMARGLKRGRTRLIGLIIADITNPYSVDVMCGIEAACRERGFTLLMCNTNNEVDLEQHYLQLLSSYQVEGVVVNAVGMREEALSRLQQSLLPMVLIDRKIPDFACDVVGLNNAEAAEIATQHLLDNGYEALLFLSEPLGSVNTRRERLQAFRQRLAAWPHIAHENAEVPLHQPAALDALLLDYAQRQRGKRAAVMVANGAMTLQVARAMQRVGLRWGENIGLLGFDELEWAALAGVGITTLRQPTWQIGYAALERLIARIEGSAGPAAEQVFSGELVVRGSSQPLA; via the coding sequence ATGAAGAACAGACCGCCTCGCGCCACCATTAGCGATGTCGCTCGCAGCGCGCGAACCGGTAAAACCAGCGTGTCTCGCTATCTCAACGGCGAGCAGCATCTTCTTTCCGCTGATTTAAAAGCCCGCATCGAACAGGCGATTGCCGAACTCGACTATCGCCCCAGCCAGATGGCGCGCGGGCTGAAGCGCGGCCGCACGCGGCTGATCGGGCTGATTATCGCGGATATCACCAATCCCTACTCCGTCGACGTGATGTGCGGCATCGAAGCCGCCTGCCGCGAGCGCGGCTTTACGCTGCTGATGTGCAACACCAACAATGAAGTCGATCTGGAGCAGCACTATCTGCAGCTGCTGAGCAGCTATCAGGTGGAAGGCGTGGTAGTGAACGCCGTCGGCATGCGCGAAGAGGCGCTGAGCCGCCTGCAGCAGTCGCTGCTGCCGATGGTGCTTATCGACCGCAAAATTCCCGATTTCGCCTGCGATGTGGTCGGCCTGAACAACGCCGAGGCCGCGGAGATCGCCACGCAGCATCTGCTTGATAATGGCTATGAGGCGCTGCTGTTTTTAAGCGAACCGCTGGGCAGCGTCAACACGCGCCGCGAACGCCTGCAGGCGTTCCGTCAGCGCCTCGCCGCCTGGCCGCACATTGCGCACGAAAACGCAGAGGTGCCGCTGCATCAGCCCGCGGCGCTGGATGCGCTGCTGCTTGACTACGCGCAACGCCAGCGCGGAAAACGCGCGGCGGTGATGGTGGCGAACGGCGCCATGACGCTACAGGTTGCGCGCGCGATGCAGCGCGTCGGCCTGCGCTGGGGCGAAAATATCGGTCTGCTCGGCTTCGACGAGCTGGAGTGGGCGGCGCTGGCGGGCGTCGGTATTACCACGCTACGCCAGCCCACCTGGCAGATCGGCTATGCGGCGCTGGAGCGGCTGATCGCCCGCATCGAAGGCAGCGCCGGCCCCGCCGCCGAACAGGTATTTTCCGGCGAACTGGTGGTGCGCGGCTCCAGCCAGCCTCTCGCCTGA
- a CDS encoding autotransporter, which translates to MLQKRECASQRLAALALSSALLFCSATPLVAWSGESLLAPEDNARDRPDYDTILAEKISRNLLIVGNDARMNFLEAALNSPQSPFTLRVEPVPTGTRYSAGWDMPLGASLTTGPVAQYAPATVPLSCPQCDFSRDGVATLGWRVDSQLAWIAPYAQLSYSYQPGDGVAGEARDRLPDDPAAREAGWVDVSVGAHIQLNHHVAAFAAFSQNDALNSGEQFIYSLGVSASF; encoded by the coding sequence ATGTTGCAGAAAAGAGAGTGTGCCAGCCAGCGCCTTGCGGCACTGGCGCTGAGTAGTGCGTTGCTTTTTTGTTCTGCAACGCCCCTGGTTGCCTGGAGCGGCGAGAGCCTGTTAGCGCCGGAGGATAATGCGCGCGATCGTCCCGATTACGACACCATCCTTGCGGAAAAAATCTCCCGAAATCTTCTGATCGTCGGCAACGATGCGCGCATGAATTTTCTGGAGGCGGCGCTGAATTCACCTCAGTCCCCCTTTACGCTGCGCGTCGAGCCTGTGCCAACCGGCACGCGCTACAGCGCGGGCTGGGATATGCCGCTGGGCGCTTCGCTGACGACCGGGCCGGTGGCGCAGTACGCGCCAGCGACCGTGCCGCTCAGCTGCCCGCAGTGCGACTTCAGCCGCGACGGCGTTGCCACCTTAGGCTGGCGCGTTGATTCCCAGCTGGCGTGGATCGCGCCTTACGCGCAGCTTAGCTATAGCTATCAGCCCGGCGATGGCGTGGCCGGCGAGGCGCGCGATCGGCTGCCGGATGATCCGGCCGCGCGCGAAGCGGGCTGGGTAGACGTCAGCGTCGGTGCGCATATTCAGCTGAATCACCATGTTGCGGCGTTCGCCGCCTTTTCGCAAAACGACGCGCTAAATAGCGGCGAGCAGTTTATTTACAGCCTCGGCGTTAGCGCCAGTTTTTAA
- a CDS encoding DNA-3-methyladenine glycosylase I, with product MQRCGWVTEDPLYLAYHDREWGIAQNNKQALFEMLCLEGQQAGLSWITVLKKRENYRRAFHAFDPQAVSQMDDEDLARLMQDSGLIRHRGKLTAIINNARAYLAMEAKGEDFARFVWGFVDNQPVVHHFANYKEAPTTSEQAIALSKALKQRGFKFVGPTICYSFMQACGLISDHQTNCFCHPDNLLSSNQTK from the coding sequence ATGCAACGATGCGGCTGGGTCACTGAGGACCCGCTTTACCTGGCCTACCACGACCGCGAGTGGGGCATTGCGCAAAATAACAAACAGGCGCTGTTCGAGATGCTCTGCCTGGAAGGGCAGCAGGCGGGGCTCTCTTGGATCACCGTACTGAAGAAGCGAGAAAATTACCGGCGCGCCTTTCACGCCTTCGATCCTCAGGCGGTAAGCCAGATGGATGATGAAGATCTGGCGCGCCTGATGCAGGATAGCGGTCTGATACGCCATCGCGGCAAACTTACCGCCATTATCAACAACGCACGCGCTTATCTGGCGATGGAGGCGAAAGGGGAAGATTTTGCGCGCTTCGTGTGGGGTTTTGTCGATAACCAGCCGGTTGTGCATCACTTTGCAAACTACAAAGAGGCGCCGACCACCTCAGAGCAGGCGATAGCGCTGTCAAAAGCGTTAAAGCAGCGTGGTTTTAAATTCGTAGGCCCGACAATTTGCTACTCCTTTATGCAGGCCTGCGGGCTGATCAGCGATCATCAGACCAACTGTTTTTGCCATCCTGACAACCTTTTATCCTCAAACCAGACAAAATAA
- a CDS encoding MFS transporter, which produces MKTQTIAPKRWWYIMPIVFITYSLAYLDRANFSFASAAGINDDLGITKGMSSLLGALFFLGYFFFQIPGAVYAERRSVKKLIFWCLVLWGVCASLTGVVSNIPMLAAIRFALGVVEAAVMPAMLIYISNWFTKSERSRANTFLILGNPVTVLWMSVVSGYLIDAFGWREMFIFEGIPAVIWAVAWWFMVQDKPEQSRWMSKEEKAALAAQLKKEQENIKAVRNYSEAFRNRNVILLCMQYFAWSIGVYGFVLWLPSILRNGTEMGMVEAGWLSAVPYLAATIAMIVVSWASDKMQNRKLFVWPLLLIGALAFLGSYLVGSDNFWLSYALLVIAGGAMYAPYGPFFAIIPEMLPRNVSGGAMALINSMGALGSFVGSWIVGYLNGATGSPAASYIFMGAALLVSVWLTLIVKPAENKTPPLHGAKHA; this is translated from the coding sequence ATGAAAACGCAGACAATCGCGCCGAAACGCTGGTGGTATATCATGCCCATCGTGTTTATCACCTACAGTCTGGCGTATCTGGATCGAGCAAACTTTAGCTTCGCCTCTGCCGCCGGCATCAACGACGACCTTGGCATCACCAAGGGCATGTCCTCGCTGCTGGGCGCGCTCTTCTTTCTCGGCTACTTCTTTTTCCAGATCCCCGGCGCGGTTTACGCCGAACGCCGCAGCGTGAAAAAACTGATTTTCTGGTGCCTGGTGCTGTGGGGCGTCTGCGCGTCGCTGACCGGCGTGGTGAGCAATATCCCGATGCTGGCGGCGATCCGCTTCGCCCTTGGAGTAGTGGAAGCGGCGGTGATGCCCGCGATGCTGATCTATATCAGCAACTGGTTCACCAAATCGGAGCGCTCGCGTGCCAATACCTTTCTGATCCTCGGTAACCCGGTTACGGTGCTCTGGATGTCGGTGGTTTCCGGCTATCTGATCGACGCGTTCGGCTGGCGCGAGATGTTTATCTTCGAAGGGATCCCGGCGGTGATCTGGGCTGTCGCCTGGTGGTTTATGGTGCAGGATAAGCCTGAGCAGTCGCGCTGGATGAGCAAGGAAGAAAAAGCCGCGCTGGCCGCCCAGCTGAAAAAAGAGCAGGAGAATATCAAAGCGGTGCGCAACTACAGCGAAGCGTTCCGCAACCGCAACGTTATCCTGCTCTGCATGCAGTATTTCGCCTGGAGCATCGGCGTCTACGGCTTTGTGCTGTGGCTGCCGTCGATTCTGCGCAACGGCACGGAGATGGGCATGGTGGAAGCGGGCTGGCTGTCGGCGGTGCCTTATCTGGCGGCGACCATCGCGATGATCGTTGTCTCCTGGGCGTCGGATAAAATGCAGAACCGCAAGCTTTTCGTCTGGCCGCTGCTGCTGATTGGCGCGCTGGCGTTCCTCGGCTCTTATCTGGTCGGCTCCGACAACTTCTGGCTCTCTTACGCGCTGCTGGTGATCGCGGGCGGCGCTATGTATGCGCCCTACGGCCCCTTCTTCGCCATCATTCCAGAGATGCTGCCGCGCAACGTTTCCGGCGGCGCGATGGCGCTGATCAACAGCATGGGCGCGCTCGGTTCGTTCGTCGGTTCCTGGATTGTCGGCTATCTTAATGGAGCGACGGGCAGTCCGGCGGCCTCCTATATCTTCATGGGCGCAGCGCTGCTGGTATCGGTGTGGCTGACGTTGATCGTCAAGCCCGCGGAAAACAAAACGCCGCCGCTGCACGGCGCGAAACACGCCTGA
- a CDS encoding sugar kinase produces MTTLHNGALDVVTIGEAMAMFVARETGDLAAAETFIKRAAGAELNVAIGLARLGLKVGWVSRVGDDSFGRFICQVLESEGVDHRQVTKDARYPTGFQLKSKVDDGSDPLVEYFRKGSAASYLSVDDFNSDYFGAARHLHLSGVAAALSASSLALLKHSAKEMRARGKTISFDPNLRPVLWRSEEEMRQQLNHLAEYADWVLPGEKEGYILTGYRQPEAIADFYLDKGVKAVVIKTGCDGAWYKTAQGEQGQVEAIRVENVVDTVGAGDGFAVGVISALLEGKTLPQAIKRGNRIGSLAIQVIGDSEGLPTRSELGDF; encoded by the coding sequence ATGACTACTCTGCATAACGGCGCGCTGGACGTCGTCACCATCGGCGAAGCGATGGCGATGTTCGTCGCGCGTGAAACCGGCGATCTCGCCGCCGCTGAAACCTTTATCAAGCGCGCGGCGGGCGCGGAGCTTAACGTCGCCATCGGCCTGGCGCGTCTCGGTCTGAAGGTCGGCTGGGTAAGCCGCGTCGGCGACGACAGCTTCGGCCGCTTTATTTGCCAGGTGCTGGAGAGCGAAGGCGTTGATCACCGTCAGGTGACGAAAGACGCGCGCTACCCCACCGGCTTTCAGCTGAAATCCAAAGTGGATGACGGCTCCGATCCGCTGGTGGAATATTTCCGTAAAGGCTCCGCCGCCAGCTATCTCTCCGTTGACGATTTCAACAGCGACTACTTCGGCGCCGCGCGCCATCTGCATCTGAGCGGCGTCGCCGCGGCGCTCTCCGCCAGCTCGCTGGCGCTGCTGAAGCACAGCGCGAAAGAGATGCGCGCGCGCGGCAAAACCATCTCTTTCGATCCTAACCTGCGGCCGGTGCTGTGGCGCAGCGAAGAGGAGATGCGTCAGCAGCTCAACCACCTGGCGGAATATGCCGACTGGGTGCTGCCGGGCGAAAAAGAGGGCTATATCCTGACCGGCTATCGTCAGCCGGAAGCGATCGCCGATTTCTACCTCGATAAAGGGGTAAAAGCGGTGGTGATTAAAACCGGCTGCGACGGTGCCTGGTATAAAACCGCGCAGGGCGAGCAGGGCCAGGTTGAGGCGATCCGCGTCGAGAACGTGGTGGACACCGTTGGCGCGGGCGACGGTTTCGCCGTCGGCGTGATCAGCGCGCTGCTGGAAGGTAAAACGCTGCCGCAGGCGATTAAGCGCGGCAACAGAATCGGTTCGCTGGCGATTCAGGTGATCGGCGACAGCGAAGGGCTGCCAACGCGCAGCGAGTTAGGCGATTTCTAG
- a CDS encoding LacI family DNA-binding transcriptional regulator, with amino-acid sequence MSLKAIASELGLSVTTVSRALNGYEDVAEETRKRVEAEAQRRGYRPNAAARRLKTGRANAVGLVFPVSTSPVSDCRFSEMLLTLDQRLAQQEIDLVLLVDKPHDGPRTLTRLLRSRVLDALIVTHTLPQDERLLSLQQKNFRFITLGRSDLPQPYAWLDVDHHRGSRLAVEACLQQGLTRIAWLGSDEGTTFVRDRRQGFLDAMGAVAPVDIVAVPPSRRAGFQQTAAWLARDASLQAIITDSSALAEGAALAVQQANRLHGREAIRLYAWEGLPREAIVEAPTIAIRQASDRETGDQLADMLMQMLDGAPLEALQLLHQPWLDSAPR; translated from the coding sequence ATGTCACTAAAAGCCATTGCCAGCGAATTAGGGTTGTCCGTTACCACGGTTAGCCGGGCATTGAACGGCTATGAGGATGTGGCGGAGGAAACGCGGAAACGCGTCGAAGCAGAAGCGCAGCGTCGCGGCTATCGTCCCAACGCCGCCGCGCGCCGTCTGAAAACCGGCCGCGCCAACGCGGTAGGGCTCGTCTTTCCCGTCAGTACGTCGCCTGTCAGCGACTGCCGCTTCAGCGAAATGCTGCTGACGCTCGATCAGCGCCTGGCGCAGCAGGAGATCGATCTGGTGCTGCTGGTGGATAAGCCCCATGACGGGCCGCGTACCCTGACCCGCCTGCTGCGCAGCCGCGTGCTGGATGCGCTGATCGTCACCCATACCCTGCCGCAGGATGAGCGTCTGCTGAGCCTGCAGCAAAAAAACTTTCGCTTTATTACCCTCGGCCGCAGCGACCTGCCGCAGCCCTACGCCTGGCTGGACGTCGATCATCACCGCGGCTCGCGCCTGGCGGTTGAGGCCTGCCTGCAACAGGGGCTGACGCGCATCGCCTGGCTGGGCAGCGACGAGGGCACGACGTTTGTCCGCGACCGCCGTCAGGGTTTTCTTGACGCGATGGGCGCCGTTGCGCCGGTCGATATTGTCGCCGTACCGCCGTCGCGCCGCGCTGGCTTCCAGCAAACCGCAGCCTGGCTGGCGCGGGATGCGTCGCTGCAGGCGATTATCACCGACAGCAGCGCGCTGGCAGAGGGTGCGGCGCTGGCGGTACAGCAGGCGAACCGGCTGCACGGCCGCGAGGCGATCCGCCTCTATGCCTGGGAAGGTCTACCGCGCGAAGCGATTGTTGAGGCTCCGACGATCGCCATCCGTCAGGCCTCCGACCGCGAAACCGGCGACCAGCTTGCCGATATGCTGATGCAGATGCTGGACGGCGCGCCGCTGGAGGCACTTCAGCTGCTGCATCAGCCCTGGCTGGATAGCGCGCCACGCTGA
- the ghrB gene encoding glyoxylate/hydroxypyruvate reductase GhrB — MKPSVILYKSLPDDLRARLDAHFSVTEIKDLSPESQQQHADALAQAEGLIGSGGKVDGELLAKMPKLRACSTVSVGYDNFDVEALNQRHVLLMHTPTVLTETVADTMMALVLSSARRVTELDAWVKAGQWNKSIGPDKFGIDVHHKTLGILGMGRIGMALAQRAHFGFGMKILYNARREHEEAQSRFSAQRCDLETLLKESDFVCISLPLTEQTHHMISAEQLKLMKPSAILINAGRGPVVDEEALIAALKEGTIHAAGLDVFEQEPLTASPLFSLPNVVTLPHIGSATHETRYGMAQDAVENLIAALTGKVEKNCVNPDILK, encoded by the coding sequence ATGAAACCATCCGTGATTCTGTATAAAAGCCTGCCGGACGATCTGCGTGCCCGGCTCGACGCCCACTTCAGCGTAACCGAAATCAAAGATCTGTCGCCGGAAAGCCAGCAGCAGCACGCTGACGCGCTGGCGCAGGCTGAGGGATTGATCGGCTCCGGCGGCAAGGTCGACGGCGAGCTGCTGGCAAAAATGCCGAAGCTGCGCGCCTGTTCGACCGTATCGGTAGGCTACGACAATTTCGACGTCGAGGCGCTCAACCAGCGTCATGTGCTGCTGATGCATACCCCGACGGTGCTGACCGAAACGGTGGCCGACACCATGATGGCGCTGGTGCTAAGCAGCGCGCGCCGCGTCACCGAACTGGACGCGTGGGTAAAAGCGGGCCAGTGGAACAAAAGCATCGGGCCGGATAAATTCGGCATCGACGTACACCACAAGACCCTCGGCATTCTCGGCATGGGCCGCATCGGCATGGCGCTGGCGCAGCGCGCGCACTTCGGCTTTGGCATGAAGATTCTCTATAATGCGCGTCGCGAACATGAAGAGGCGCAGTCGCGCTTTAGCGCGCAGCGCTGCGATCTGGAAACGCTGCTGAAAGAGAGCGACTTTGTCTGCATCAGCCTGCCGCTGACCGAGCAGACGCACCATATGATCAGCGCGGAACAGCTGAAGCTGATGAAGCCGAGCGCCATCCTGATCAACGCCGGACGCGGCCCGGTGGTGGACGAAGAGGCGCTGATCGCCGCGCTGAAAGAGGGCACCATCCATGCGGCGGGTCTCGACGTGTTCGAGCAGGAGCCACTGACCGCGTCGCCGCTCTTCTCGCTGCCTAATGTGGTAACGCTGCCGCATATCGGTTCCGCCACCCACGAAACGCGCTACGGCATGGCGCAGGACGCGGTGGAAAACCTGATCGCCGCGCTGACCGGCAAGGTGGAAAAGAACTGCGTTAACCCAGACATACTTAAGTAA
- a CDS encoding OmpA family lipoprotein has product MYKKSFSLCLLLSGSLVLSGCTVNPYTNESQAGKSGIGAGLGALMGAGVGVLSSSKKDRGKGALIGAASGAALGGGIGYYMDVQEAKLREKMRGTGVSVTRQGDNIVLNMPNNVTFDSSSSSLKAAGANTLTGVAMVLKEYPKTAVNVTGYTDSTGSRALNMRLSQQRAESVASALITQGVAADRLRTQGLGPDNPVATNSTEAGKAQNRRVEITLSPLG; this is encoded by the coding sequence ATGTATAAAAAATCGTTTTCGCTTTGCCTGTTACTGAGCGGCAGTCTGGTACTGTCAGGCTGTACCGTTAATCCATACACCAACGAATCCCAGGCCGGTAAATCCGGCATCGGCGCCGGTCTGGGCGCGCTAATGGGCGCCGGCGTCGGCGTTCTCTCCTCGTCGAAAAAAGATCGCGGCAAAGGCGCGCTAATTGGCGCGGCGTCCGGCGCAGCGCTCGGCGGCGGCATCGGCTACTACATGGATGTGCAGGAAGCCAAGCTGCGCGAAAAAATGCGCGGCACCGGCGTCAGCGTGACGCGTCAGGGCGACAATATCGTGCTGAATATGCCGAATAACGTCACCTTCGACTCCAGCAGCAGCAGCCTGAAAGCGGCGGGTGCCAATACCCTGACCGGCGTCGCTATGGTGCTGAAAGAGTATCCGAAAACCGCGGTAAACGTGACCGGCTATACCGACAGCACCGGCTCGCGCGCGCTGAATATGCGTCTCTCTCAGCAGCGCGCCGAGAGCGTTGCCAGCGCGCTGATTACCCAGGGCGTCGCGGCAGATCGTCTGCGCACCCAGGGGCTGGGGCCGGATAACCCGGTCGCCACCAACAGCACTGAAGCAGGCAAGGCGCAAAACCGCCGCGTGGAAATCACGCTTAGCCCGCTCGGCTGA
- a CDS encoding sugar phosphate isomerase/epimerase family protein, with protein sequence MNAEIIVVTAAYGQQQVAALGGQQALLPLIQQAGADGVEIRRELFDAATLANLPALAQAIQHHQLRASYSVPDTLFCDDGALNPQLENYLKEAQQLNAQRLKLALGGFSGELHAADLRAIGERYQPELTVENDQTLSGKLAPSLRFFQAVEQANLPVTMTFDMGNWLWTQENAQAAATQLGRFVRYIHVKAAEPHGDSYRAVALDEANADWRGLLRQLPNDAPRGIEFPLEGEDLLAVTRHYVSLLRTL encoded by the coding sequence ATGAACGCTGAAATTATTGTGGTGACCGCCGCCTACGGACAGCAACAGGTCGCCGCGCTGGGTGGTCAGCAGGCCCTGCTGCCGCTGATCCAGCAGGCCGGCGCAGACGGCGTCGAAATCCGTCGCGAACTCTTTGACGCCGCGACGCTTGCCAACCTGCCCGCGCTGGCCCAGGCCATTCAGCACCATCAGCTGCGCGCCAGCTACTCGGTACCCGACACGCTGTTTTGTGACGACGGCGCGTTAAATCCCCAGCTGGAGAACTACCTTAAAGAAGCTCAGCAGCTCAACGCGCAGCGCCTCAAGCTGGCGCTGGGCGGATTCAGCGGCGAGCTGCACGCGGCGGATTTGCGCGCCATCGGCGAACGCTACCAGCCAGAGCTGACGGTAGAAAACGATCAGACCCTCAGCGGCAAGCTGGCGCCTTCGCTGCGCTTTTTCCAGGCGGTGGAGCAGGCGAACCTGCCGGTGACGATGACCTTCGATATGGGCAACTGGCTCTGGACGCAGGAGAATGCGCAGGCGGCGGCGACGCAGCTCGGGCGTTTCGTGCGTTATATTCACGTCAAGGCGGCGGAGCCGCACGGCGACAGCTATCGCGCGGTGGCGCTGGATGAGGCGAACGCGGACTGGCGCGGCCTGCTGCGCCAGCTGCCGAACGACGCCCCGCGCGGCATCGAATTCCCGCTGGAAGGCGAAGATCTGCTGGCAGTGACGCGCCACTACGTGTCGCTGCTGCGCACTCTGTAA
- a CDS encoding PLP-dependent aminotransferase family protein encodes MPGETDQQESQSSRYRQIAEQIKQAIRSGSLLPDSRLPSVRTLATQYSVSLTTALKTLRTLEDERFAVAKPKSGFFVAARQGHQETAPTQLAQPRLVAPLDEQTEMHLAILGSECRVRLDLANGDSSLYPVKKIGLLMRQMGYSKPALLGNTVKGTGYLPLKHEIARRAVEYGCNISADDILITNGCIEAVSLSLRATLRPGDVVAVESPCYFVLLQMLHNLNLRVIEVDAGPEGYVDVEKLTALFRRRAVQAFLTISNVNNPLGKSIPNEQKAYIARQADENDVVIVEDDIFGDTAFGERRPFPMRAFSPNAILCSGFSKTIAPGIRIGWVHSVNYMRKIASLKYTSTMGTSTLSQAAIAELLRSGGYDAHLRKLRRELAGQIQQMRQSLLREFPPGTRVSEPEGGYVLWVEMPHRALNVRALFLKARNAGIGIAPGHIFATDDRYDHCFRLNAGFGWNEEVEQAIRQLAQWCRESLVEVKEG; translated from the coding sequence ATGCCCGGTGAAACGGACCAGCAGGAGAGTCAAAGCAGTCGTTACCGCCAGATAGCTGAGCAGATCAAGCAGGCTATCCGCAGCGGATCGCTGCTGCCCGACAGCCGGTTGCCTTCGGTGCGCACGCTGGCGACGCAGTACAGCGTCAGCCTGACGACCGCGCTAAAAACGCTGCGCACGCTGGAGGATGAGCGCTTTGCGGTGGCGAAGCCGAAATCGGGCTTTTTCGTCGCGGCGCGGCAGGGGCACCAGGAGACAGCGCCGACGCAGCTGGCACAGCCGCGGCTTGTTGCGCCGCTGGATGAACAGACAGAGATGCACCTGGCGATCCTCGGCTCGGAGTGCCGCGTTCGTCTCGACCTGGCGAACGGCGACAGCTCGCTCTATCCGGTTAAAAAAATCGGGCTGCTGATGCGCCAGATGGGATACAGCAAACCGGCGCTGTTGGGCAACACCGTTAAGGGCACCGGCTATTTGCCGCTTAAGCATGAAATCGCGCGTCGCGCGGTGGAGTACGGCTGCAATATCAGCGCCGACGATATTCTTATCACCAACGGCTGTATCGAGGCGGTGTCGCTGTCGCTGCGCGCCACGCTCAGGCCTGGCGACGTAGTGGCGGTAGAGTCGCCCTGCTACTTCGTGCTGCTGCAGATGCTGCATAATCTCAACCTGCGCGTGATCGAAGTTGACGCCGGGCCGGAAGGCTACGTCGACGTCGAAAAACTTACCGCCTTGTTTCGCCGCCGGGCGGTGCAGGCCTTTCTTACCATCAGCAACGTCAACAATCCGCTCGGCAAATCGATTCCCAACGAGCAGAAGGCCTATATCGCCCGTCAGGCCGATGAGAACGACGTAGTGATCGTCGAAGATGATATTTTTGGCGATACCGCATTTGGTGAGCGGCGGCCTTTTCCGATGCGCGCCTTTAGCCCCAACGCCATTCTCTGCAGCGGCTTTTCCAAAACCATTGCGCCCGGCATTCGCATCGGCTGGGTACACAGCGTCAACTACATGCGCAAGATCGCGTCGCTGAAATATACCTCGACCATGGGCACCTCAACGCTGTCGCAGGCGGCGATCGCCGAGCTGCTGCGCAGCGGCGGCTATGACGCCCATTTGCGCAAGCTGCGGCGCGAGCTGGCCGGCCAGATTCAGCAGATGCGTCAGTCGCTGCTGCGCGAATTCCCGCCGGGCACGCGCGTTTCAGAGCCGGAAGGAGGCTATGTGCTGTGGGTGGAGATGCCGCACCGGGCGCTCAACGTGCGTGCGCTGTTCCTCAAGGCGCGCAACGCCGGTATCGGTATTGCACCGGGCCATATTTTCGCCACCGACGATCGCTACGACCACTGTTTTCGGCTCAACGCCGGCTTCGGCTGGAATGAAGAGGTGGAGCAGGCGATCCGCCAGCTGGCGCAGTGGTGTCGGGAGTCGCTGGTGGAGGTGAAAGAGGGGTAA